ACAGAATGAGGgtcaaaaaccatataatcatctccATAGGTGCAGAAaagtcatttgacaaaattcaacattcttttgtggtgtaaaacaaaccaaacacaacTCTCAAAACTTTAGGTATAAAGGGAATGTATCTCAACACAACAGAAGCAATAATAACCCTCCATATTTGCAGATTCCACATTCATGGGCTCAACCAACCATGGGtcaaaaatacagaatttgtGGGATGTGGAACCCACATATACAAAGCGCTGGCTTTTTGTATCCACAGGTACCACAGACTAACTGCAGGACTCGAGCATCCACAAATTTGGGGATGTGtagggagtcctggaaccaatccgcCAAGTAAACTGAGGGATGACTGtctctgacaaacccacagctaacatcatattcaacagtgaaaagttgaaagtttttcctctaagatcagggacaaaacaaggatgcccacccttaccactccttttcaacacaGTACTAGAAATTCTatccagagcaattaggcaagagaaagaaataaaaggcatcctaatatgaaaagaaataaaattgtttctgtttgctgacaacatgatcttatatatagatgaccctaaagactccacaccAAGAAATTCTTataactgataaaaaaaaattcaataaagttgcaggattcaaaattaacatacaaaaatcagtagtgttttcACACACTAATAATAAActatatgaaaatgaaattaagaaaatgctctgatttacaatagcaaacaaaaataaaatacttaggtaaaatattaaccaagaaagtgaaagaccTGTATGATAAACACTGTTGaatgaaattgaagaaaacacagtagaaagatattctgtgttcttggattagaataattaatattattaaatgcccatactacccaaaatgatctacagattctgtgcaattcttatcaaaattacaatgtcatttttcacagtaatagaaaataattctaaaattcatacggaaccacaaaataccccaaatagccaaaacaatattgagcaaaaagaacaaagctggaggcatcacactctgatttcaaaatatataataaaacacttattatcagaacagcatggtacaTGCACAAAAATGGACTatcaaccaatggaacaggacagagtGTGCAGATATAAATccatacatttatggtcaattgatttttttacaaCGGTGTCAAGAACACCATTGTAAGGAAAGGATGGTctaattcaataaatggtgctggggaaactgggtaTCTACATGCGGAAGAATGAAATTTGAcccttattttaaatataaacaaaaaccaacacaaaattcatttaaaaatgtaagacctaaaactaaaactactagaagaaaacacaggcgAACATCTCCATTACTTTGGTCtgagcaatgatttttttttaaatatgtcctctaaagcacaggcaacaaaagcaaaaatagacaaacaggatTGCATCACACTGTAAAGCATCTCCAggaaataatactaataattaaaacctagatgacaggctgataggtgcagcaaaccaccatagcacatatatacttgtgtaacaaacctgcacattttgctcatgtatcccaggacttaaagtaaaatttgtttaaaacattacacaataaaatatatcAGAAGCCTAACTACATTTCCAGAAAGTGGCCTTAAATATAACAATGATTTTGCAAAGATTTGATCCATGTTCACAGGGTGAGCGTTTTTCAACAACTCTTATCTGTTGTTAAACCAACAAGATCTAAATATCCCTCCTGCTTAGTGGAGACAAGACTCAGTTCTCTACTAAACAATCTGTGAAGGAACAAAGGACTTCATATTGGCATCAGAGTGCAGAAGAAAAAACGTTTTGTTCCCAAATCAAAGGAATGACAAACtacaaatatatacttatttttcatttagacTTTGTTCAGtatcaaatttaaaatactatcTCCAATAGCATATGTTTGTGTTATGATAGAGGCATAATccacataataaaacaaaatttttgatCATCTTTCTGCAACTGATTTTTCTCAAATCTGGCCAGCTTTACAATGATCTATGTGACCTGCTTGGCCCCATGAAAATGTGGGTTTACAAACTCTGCTCTCCACTTTCTGGTTGTATCTGAAGCAAATCATAATTCAAGCTCACAATGAGAACTAGGAGGAAGATATGAAGGAAACTGTCATTATTAACTAAAAAGTGACTGGAACGGAATGAAAGAGAGAGGAGTAAGACTCTACAGCCCCAAGACACAGCATAGTCATAATCTCTAAACTCAaactccctgggttcaaatcttaaCTATATCACTGACATTTTATGTGATATTggacagtaaaataatttttttttttttgagacgaagtctcactttgtcgcccaggttggagtgcaggggcatgatcttggctcactgtaacctctgcctcccaggttcaagcgattctcctgcctcagcctcttgagtagctgggactacaggtacatgccaccatgcctggctaatttttgtatttttagtagagatgggatttcgctatgttggccaggctggtcttgaactcctgacctcaggtgcacccacccacttcagcttcccaaagtgctgggattacaggcatgaaccaccgtgcccggcctctgtcTCTTTATTCATAAACTTGAGATAATCATGGAACCAACTTCATAGTGTTGGTATGTGAGTAGGTTGTGAAAGTGCCTTACACAGAGAAAATCACCCAATAAGGGTTTACTACTTATTATCTCTTTTACAGACAGGTTGTTCTGATCGAGGTCtggaaaattatgtaaaaatcaaAGGATAGAATGATGTGAGGATATGTATGcagagaaggaaataagaaatgcTTTTATTCGACAGCAAAGGGTAAGGTGTTGGGAGTCCAGATAGGAGTACATGTGCTCTGTAAGACACAAAATGTTGgcgtttttcctttcttcatttgaGAATGTCATTGAAAATTCTTGAGCTGGATAAAAACAAAGATTACAGTGTTGTTTAAGAAGTTAATTCTcaaggctgagcgcggtggctcacgcctgtaatcccagtactttgggaggctgaggcgggtggattccttgaggtcaggggttcgagaccagccaggccaacatgtgaaaccccgtctctacaaaaatacaaaaataagcagggcatgatggtgcgtgcctgcactgccagctacttgggagactgaggtgggagaattgcttgaacccgaagtggaggctgcagtgagctgagatcgttccactgcactccagcctgggagacagagtgggactctgtctcaaaataaataaataaataaataaataaaaagctaattACCAACTAATATGGATAATAGGTGTTGGCACAAagatatttaaagtttattttcaagCTTCAATTCCAcctgggaagggaggaagaagcgTACTTAGCACCTGGCTGCCTGCCCCCAACTTCACTCCAAACACAGCTCTGTTGTCGTATTTTTCATATGCCTTTACCATAGAGTTTTGTTTACACAAAAGGTTTAGTGATCTTAAAACATCTTTAAGCCACTGATTtagaatggtatttcattgtcaACATGACTACACCTACCAAATTCAATAATGGTAAAATCCCAACTATTactattttcaagaaaaagaaattttctctGTGCTGAAGGCTCTGCCCAGAGCAGGGCTCCCCTCATGTCTCTGTCCTCAGGCTGCAGATGAAGGGGTTCCGCATGGGGTCACCACAGTGAACATCACAGCCACGACAGCGCCCTTCACAGCGCTATGATTCGTCGATGGGCACAAATAGAGACCAATCGTTGTCCCATAGAAGACACACCACAGACAGGAGGGAGCCACAGCTGGAGAAAGCCTTCTGGATGCCCCCAGCAGAAGGGGCCCTGAGGATGGTGGAGACGATTCTTGCACAGGACATGATGAGGAGTAGGAATGGGATGACAAGGATGAGGCCTCCCCTGAAAAATATCACCAACCCATTGACTTGCATGTTAGAGCAGGCCAGCTTCAACAAGGGAGATGTATCCCAGAAAAAGTGAGGAATCACATTGTCAGCACAGAAGGACAGCCTGGTCGTGAGCAAGGTGCAATGTGTGGCATGGGCAGTGGTCAGCAGCCAGGAGAGTGCCAGCAGAGCAAGGCAACACTTGGGGCTCACGACAGTGGTGTCGTGCAGAGGAAAGCAAATAGCCACATAGCAGTGATAAGCCATGACCACAAGGAGGAAGCTTTCTAGATCTGAAAAATATAAGAAGTACATTTGGGTCAGGCAGTCTGCATAGGGGATGGATGGGTCTTGGTTCTGCATGTTCTGCAGCAATCTGGGCACTGTGACCGAGGAAAAGCAGAGGTCAGAGAAGGACAAGTTGCTGAGAAACAAATACATAGGCGTGTGGAGATGGGAGTCCAGTCGAATGAGGACAATGATGAGGAGGTTCCCCAGGAGGGTGGTAAGATACATGGCCAAGAACAGGGCATAGAACAGGTTCTGCTGCTCGGGTTGGATGGGTAGGCCCAGGAACAGGAACTCTGAGATCATGGTTTGGTTCTTCTTTGTCATTCTGTGACTCTATTATCCTTAAGAAGAATGTAAGGCACCTTAACACCTACAGGTAACCAATAAACCTATCTCTATAATGTGTGGCCTATTTTCAAAGAGACCATGAATGAGAATTTAGGCACAGGTGGCAGACTGGCCTCTGAATCCCATCATCTACTGAAATTGCCCAATGGAAGCCAGTGACGACTCTAAATTCCCATCTCTAAATCCAATAACCTATCACATTTAACACTAATGATCACCTCCTTCTTCATGATACCCTCCCCTCACTTGGCCCGGTGACACTCTCCCTCCCTACCTTGCAATACTTCACACTCTCCTTGGACAACTGCTCCTGTTCcattatttttgaatattggTGCTTCTCAGAGCACTGTCCTTACACATTTCCCAAATATGACAGTGAGTCCCAAATGTACTTCTTCAACCCACACCGTTCCTCTGGGCTACAGACCTGGATGTTCAGCTCCCTGATGACCATCTTATGTGCATGTTTCATGGACACCCCAAGCCTCATCTTTCTGATACTAAGTCTGCTGTCTTCTCTGCCCCAGGTGTGTTCCACTCCAGTATTCTCTCGCTGCCTATGCCATCTACGGGGTCCCCAAGCCAGAAACCTGacagtcatccttgactcctgcCTACCCCTCACTTCCCTCATTCAATTACCACATCTTGATCAATTCCTCCTTCTAAACATCCCTCCTTATGCTCACTGCGTGCACCCCACAGCCACCTTTCAGGTCAGCTACTTTTCTCACCTGCACCACTGACGCAGATATGGTCTCCAAACATCTACTTTTGCTCTCTTTAAATCTATtgactttaggctgggcacggtggctcatgcctgcaatcccagcactttgggaggctgaggcgggtggatcgcctgaggtcaggggtttgagaccagcctgaccaacatggggaaaccccgtctctaataaaaatacaaaaaaattaacctggtatggtggcgggcgtctgtaatccgagctactcgggaggctgaggcaggagaatcacttgaacccaggaggtggaggttgcagtgagccgacatcgtgccactgcactccagcctgggtgacacagcgagactccatctcaaaaaaataaaaaataaaaataaataaatctattgaCTTTATCCTGAATCATCCTTTTTGTAACTCAAACCTGCTCATGTCACCATCTAATTTAAGAGTTTCTCATTTCTGTTAACATAATGTCCAAAGGAGTTAAAATGAACCATAAGACCCTGTTTTACCAGGTGAACTCTCTCCTgcttacctctctctctctctctactccaGGAACAATACTGGATTTCTCCCAGTATCTCAAAAGCATCTGCTCTCACCCACCATGATATATCACAGTAACATTGCCTTGAACATGCTGTCTCAACCCCATTCCATCCCTTCTCCTTGAAACTCATCCTTTAGATCATTAAATATGGtatcattttttctttgctaGACTTTAATAATTGAGACAATATCTATCTTGTTCACTGATGAACCTCAACATCTACAGCAATATATGccacaatatatatatttgtgctaCCTAAGAGACTACTAAATTATTTCAACAGAAACCAAAACCACTGGAGATTAGAACATCTGCTGCCACCAGGCCTTTCCAAATCAAG
The Papio anubis isolate 15944 chromosome 17, Panubis1.0, whole genome shotgun sequence genome window above contains:
- the LOC101002083 gene encoding LOW QUALITY PROTEIN: olfactory receptor 1E3 (The sequence of the model RefSeq protein was modified relative to this genomic sequence to represent the inferred CDS: inserted 4 bases in 2 codons), with translation MTKKNQTMISEFLFLGLPIQPEQQNLFYALFLAMYLTTLLGNLLIIVLIRLDSHLHTPMYLFLSNLSFSDLCFSSVTVPRLLQNMQNQDPSIPYADCLTQMYFLYFSDLESFLLVVMAYHCYVAICFPLHDTTVVSPKCCLALLALSWLLTTAHATHCTLLTTRLSFCADNVIPHFFWDTSPLLKLACSNMQVNGLVIFFRGGLILVIPFLLLIMSCARIVSTILRAPSAGGIQKAFSSCGSLLSVVXVFYGTTIGLYLCPSTNHSAVKGAVVAVMFTVVTPCGTPSSAAXEDRDMRGALLWAEPSAQRKFLFLENSNSWDFTIIEFGRCSHVDNEIPF